The segment TACACAACAATGTCGAATAAGCGAAActgtaattaacaaaataatgacTCGTCAGTAGAAAAGtgaataatcaaatgtttatcTGATTGCAACTTTGTATGAaacgaatattttaaacataatttgtttgttaaaagTGTTGAACaatgtatcattatttattcaaatatgtggcaatgcaaaacttttatatctacgatattataaaatatcgttttttctattttaattaataaattgatataattaagatttcataatatttcagaaaaacagaaagagagaaaagtgattacttaaattaaaacgCACAAATGCACATTCATTATATTCGTGATATTAGCTAATAAAAGTGttacattttaaagattttcaaagATGCTCTTCCTTCagtctcaatttttttcttataattggattaaaaattataaaaataatctcataAGATACACAAGAATATGCTTTCTTCCTTCACCTCTTGGTTTCTAGACCTGGTTGAAGAAACACTTTTCATTGAACAGACGAGAACGAGCTACGACGAAACACGCCGCCGGAATTAACGCCGGGGTTGGTCGTCAAAACGTCGAGTGGTGAAGAACCCCAGACACGTCTCCTCTCCTTCAACCCTGTCACGGCGACTGTCACTTTGAACGCGGGGCGCAACAATGCGCATTCTGTCAGCCTGGGCGCAAGCCTCGACGGTATTAGCTTCTCGGAAAGTAACAGTTACAATCACCCGACAAGATATGGAATGGATGGGTAaatgtagaataatttaaaatttatttataatatttgctgAAAAagtcgaataaataataagtaagttTAAATCGttcagaaattattaaaagttagatatatcaattagaattttttagtaACATTTTGTCAATCATTTCGGTTctgtattgtaatatatatttactatttaatattatacgtataaagataaagcatataagtatttttcgtTCTCATTTATCGAATGCAAATGATAtcttaaacttattttttttttgtaaagataaatatataaaagacaaaattattattttttagatctCCCCTTTCCGTAAGTAAATCTGCGACTGTTGCCGCAGGATTATCAGGAATCTCTACAGCAGATTCGAAAGCTTTCAGCGACGGTAGTAAAACCAAAACTGAAAGCCATTCGCTTAGTTTCGGTCAAGCAACAGCAACTTCTTTCGGAATAGTCGAAAATGGACATGCGATTACCGGCGCTGCGTCTTCCGTTGGTGTCTCGCAATCCTCTGCTGTAACTGGTGGCAATCGAGGACAATTCTTCTCACAAGCTGGTGCCGTCAGTGCGCAATATCCGTATCAGCCGACATGGAACAATGTTGGTCCAAGCGATGGACACAATGGCAAGTGCAGTTGTCAATTACATCACATATTCTTCTTCGTCGtttcgaattttattcttattatttaaataatttacataaaaaatttacgttAAAAATTCAGGAATATGCTCCCTTATAGCCagataattgttatttatgaaatactatctgcatattataaaaatgttaacatTTATTGCTGAAATAATAGTTGAagattaaagtataatatttttctgttcaagatttaaaattcaGTATTTCAGATCGACGTTTCAATCGACCTACGTTGACCATCTGGAAACCGTATGATGGAACACGACCGACATTGAATATCGATGCGTTTGGTACATCCAGACAAGAGGAAAGGCCAATGATTCACATCCACAAATGGCGACCTGATCACCAAATATTTTCACGGCCAGATCTATCGATTGAACATCAACCGCGCGACTCTTGGAATGATCAAACACGTGAATCAACAATTCTTCGAGTAAGTTCAAACTCTTTCCTTTACGGTTTTTCGACCGGTCATCCGATCTTTCAAGGCAACGTCGATCTTACAAGTTTTATGTCCCTGTCAATCAGGAATATAACTCAGGAAACACTCAAAATTGGAAAAGTGCGTCTTCCAATCATGTTTCTAGTGGTTCTTTCAATGAAGACCATTTCAAAGGTACATCGACCTCGGGACGTCAAGGTGGGAGTTCCGTGACGCAGGTCAATGCTCAAGCAATTGCGTCGTCCGTGGAAGAATTCTTCCCTAAAGATAGGAGTGCACAAAGTCAGATTATACCAATGGAATACGTCGGAGGTAaagattttgaagaaaaacaaC is part of the Anoplolepis gracilipes chromosome 2, ASM4749672v1, whole genome shotgun sequence genome and harbors:
- the LOC140676323 gene encoding uncharacterized protein isoform X1 — its product is MTKNVGSILLLIFVLSFARADENELRRNTPPELTPGLVVKTSSGEEPQTRLLSFNPVTATVTLNAGRNNAHSVSLGASLDGISFSESNSYNHPTRYGMDGSPLSVSKSATVAAGLSGISTADSKAFSDGSKTKTESHSLSFGQATATSFGIVENGHAITGAASSVGVSQSSAVTGGNRGQFFSQAGAVSAQYPYQPTWNNVGPSDGHNDLKFSISDRRFNRPTLTIWKPYDGTRPTLNIDAFGTSRQEERPMIHIHKWRPDHQIFSRPDLSIEHQPRDSWNDQTRESTILREYNSGNTQNWKSASSNHVSSGSFNEDHFKGTSTSGRQGGSSVTQVNAQAIASSVEEFFPKDRSAQSQIIPMEYVGGKDFEEKQPDSDVLSDFAQTVVDELFDVV
- the LOC140676323 gene encoding uncharacterized protein isoform X2, with the translated sequence MTKNVGSILLLIFVLSFARADENELRRNTPPELTPGLVVKTSSGEEPQTRLLSFNPVTATVTLNAGRNNAHSVSLGASLDGISFSESNSYNHPTRYGMDGSPLSVSKSATVAAGLSGISTADSKAFSDGSKTKTESHSLSFGQATATSFGIVENGHAITGAASSVGVSQSSAVTGGNRGQFFSQAGAVSAQYPYQPTWNNVGPSDGHNDRRFNRPTLTIWKPYDGTRPTLNIDAFGTSRQEERPMIHIHKWRPDHQIFSRPDLSIEHQPRDSWNDQTRESTILREYNSGNTQNWKSASSNHVSSGSFNEDHFKGTSTSGRQGGSSVTQVNAQAIASSVEEFFPKDRSAQSQIIPMEYVGGKDFEEKQPDSDVLSDFAQTVVDELFDVV